Proteins co-encoded in one Plasmodium reichenowi strain SY57 chromosome 10, whole genome shotgun sequence genomic window:
- a CDS encoding hypothetical protein (conserved Plasmodium protein, unknown function): MENSIRHSIDIKSEDFVVIIALQNLQTFIMIGYTAVNKIYLTFDVEYLWALCLGTLLFIYSLISFVVIRTFVLSKIDIGKYVLEILFFISIIVTCTLSLIIDSFKIANMQLLFFSFALTGYAYYNLITLFFFSVAAGILIQYNLNIGSFGADIDTLFFIDLLSYILQIIGGNILYFRVYELCCLLVISKKNPCKYVVASKKVKNLEKQIFSSLINSYICFKSKTYSHLPYPNDSKNNNNASIVTCEKKKKNSVLHHEYSHENKNSHFSSDINTTTHHNINNKNKAYLNSKCTTPYNLSLNNSNSNGYNSGEKILTHNIVKKKINQKDKEKEKNEYFHLTSSKKKKKNKTKINKISNIVQKKKSNTVNMNIPQNNYFIFPINEDNYKGIRTARDISTLKYNDDKNENEYNISQRKKNESHVIINIANNDNNNNNNHNNNNNNNDDDDDYSCSSSNSIYCNKNEYTSDNISHFNNSKISSKSGKNDKDSQNIEKEQTKLKNIKSSNNPFNNEQQNGVITQNYKTILERKDKEEDSHIIDYYQNNNNNNNSNINLTENKINKMRNCLLIKCYIDNKNKETDENNKMDNNNFIPDDQKHKIKNITDNVCQIEKQNLFNFEDDNKIYNNCKLLTCNYNILNKTCNLYASKIFSQSDITLYEDIIMQNEITNEQIKDISKKKKKKKKKNCSVYPINKMNKNDKDNDNNNDNNNNNNDIYNNNHDIYNNNGDILTYDEDKNIVSNTYIEEQNYTTFITEDLNPYNSDDSVKLKNIKIDKNMLLSEESELYEIKKKVLGKRYEEEKYNNNNNKSKNSIIFKKSKSAICIGDTKINKTSHNNFSNNKYIQNNKYIQNNKYIQNDKYIQNDKYIQNNKYVQNNKYIQNNKYIQNNKYIQNNKFLTSSKNFSNNNSNSVTSKTFLSNYIHKTSNLDIRNSNNTASYSNINKRINMNTRQTYDILDKIIELDISNQTKKKQKKHKRKDLSLYSNKKKIYFSSKKNGYRYKFLFMNNPKVQMLFMSLPKCLQNFFDVSKKVLFDLKKKKILMQNATWKSKIFIPERNPLGIFKNPKIEKWYISWMDEFNKNIICKTYYIHIYLIIYIILLDLLTTYKLYTSNWIRNPLGFQTYVPFVLIKLLMNIIIYIFYVFISYKNINQLYYDIKKYYFSTLLLCLCKLILSLLDIYIAISSLDYFKSPYYVYIYIHMLIIQTSILLIVRYPTHYLLYFLYIISFTSLYWSFSIHKAFMEFLFIIACVSFTIIYSYILCSRTLEINRRNLFSKYELPYLLYLKEIVYCLKKNQGKKYV; encoded by the coding sequence ATGGAGAATTCAATTAGACATTCAATTGATATAAAGTCAGAAGATTTTGTAGTTATAATTGCCCTTCAGAATTTACAAacttttattatgattGGATATACAGCagtaaataaaatatatttaacatTCGATGTTGAATATTTATGGGCATTGTGTCTTGGgacattattatttatatattctttaattAGTTTTGTTGTAATAAGAACTTTTGTTTTATCAAAAATTGATATTGGAAAATATGTTTTagaaattttattttttataagtaTTATAGTTACCTGTACCTTATCTTTAATTATTGATTCATTTAAAATAGCTAATATgcaattattatttttttcatttgcTCTTACAGGATATGCATACTATAATTTAATAAccttgtttttttttagtgTAGCTGCAGGAATAttaatacaatataatttaaatatagGATCCTTTGGAGCTGACATTGatactttattttttattgatCTCTTatcttatattttacaaattATTGGAGGGAATATCTTATATTTTCGTGTCTATGAATTATGTTGTCTTTTAGTcatatcaaaaaaaaacccTTGTAAATATGTTGTAGCTTCAAAAAAAGTCAAGAACTtagaaaaacaaatattttcctcattaattaattcatatatatgttttaaatCGAAAACATATTCACACCTACCATATCCTAATGATTcgaaaaataataataacgCATCAATTGTAACttgtgaaaaaaaaaaaaaaaattcagTACTACATCATGAATATTCacatgaaaataaaaatagcCATTTTTCTAGTGATATTAATACTACAACacatcataatataaataataaaaataaagcaTATTTAAATTCAAAATGTACAACACCCTATAACTTATCTCTTAATAATAGTAACAGCAATGGTTACAATTCTGGGGAAAAAATTCTTACACACAATAtagttaaaaaaaaaattaaccaaaaagataaagaaaaagaaaaaaatgaatatttcCATTTGACTAgctcaaaaaaaaaaaaaaaaaataaaacaaaaataaataaaatttccAATATtgttcaaaaaaaaaaaagcaatactgtaaatatgaatattcctcaaaataattattttatattccCCATAAATGAAGACAACTACAAGGGGATAAGAACAGCGCGTGATATATCaacattaaaatataatgatgataaaaatgaaaatgagTATAACATTTCACAAAGAAAGAAGAATGAATCACAcgttataataaatatcgcaaataatgacaataataataataataatcataataataataataataataatgatgatgatgatgattatagttgtagtagtagtaatagtatttattgtaataaaaatgaatatacGTCTGATAATATCAGccattttaataattcaaaaatCAGCTCAAAATCAGGCaaaaatgataaagattcacaaaatatagaaaaggaacaaacaaaattaaaaaatattaaaagttCCAATAATCCATTTAACAATGAACAACAAAATGGTGTTATTACACAAAACTACAAAACTATATTGGAAAGAAAAGACAAAGAAGAAGACTCGCATATAATAGACTATTAccaaaataataataataataataatagtaatataaatttaacagaaaataaaattaataaaatgagAAATTGCTTACTCataaaatgttatattgataataaaaacaaggaaacagatgaaaataataaaatggataataataatttcataCCAGATGACCAAAAgcataaaataaaaaacattaCAGATAATGTATGTCAAATTGAAAAACAAAATCTATTTAATTTTgaagatgataataaaatatataataattgtaaattattaacgtgtaattataatatattaaataaaacatgtaatttatatgcttctaaaatattttcacAAAGTGACATCACTTTATATgaagatattattatgCAAAACGAAATAACaaatgaacaaataaaagatatatcaaaaaaaaaaaaaaaaaaaaaaaaaaaaaattgcAGTGTATATCccataaataaaatgaataaaaatgataaagataatgataataataatgataataataataataataatgatatatataataataatcatgacatatataataacaatgGTGATATCTTAACCTATGATGAAGACAAAAATATAGTATCCAACACATATATAGAAGaacaaaattatacaaCATTCATAACAGAAGATTTAAACCCATACAATTCAGACGATTCggtaaaattaaaaaatataaaaattgataaaaatatgttgTTATCAGAAGAAAGTGAATTATacgaaataaaaaaaaaagttttaggaaaaagatatgaagaagaaaaatataacaataataataataaaagtaaaaatagTATAATTTTCAAGAAATCGAAAAGTGCCATATGTATAGGAgatacaaaaataaataaaacaagtcataataatttttcaaataataaatatatacaaaataataaatatatacaaaataataaatatatacaaaatgataaatatatacaaaatgataaatatatacaaaacaataaatatgtacaaaataataaatatatacaaaataataaatatatacaaaataataaatatatacaaaataataaatttctTACAAGCAGTAAAAatttttctaataataatagtaacaGTGTTACATCCAAAACATTCTTAAGcaattatatacataaaacATCAAATTTAGATATTAgaaattcaaataatacAGCATCTTATagtaatataaacaaaagAATTAATATGAATACAAGACAAACATATGATATCTTAGATAAAATTATAGAATTAGATATTAGTAATCAGaccaaaaaaaaacaaaaaaaacataaaagaaaagatCTGTCTttatattcaaataaaaaaaaaatatatttctcatcaaaaaaaaatggttACAGATATAAATTCTTATTTATGAATAACCCCAAAGTTCAAATGTTATTTATGTCCTTACCAAAATGTTTACAAAATTTCTTTGATGTATCCAAAAAGGTACTTTttgatttaaaaaaaaaaaaaatactcATGCAAAATGCTACTTGGAAAAGTAAAATATTCATACCTGAAAGAAACCCATTAggaatatttaaaaatccaaaaatagaaaaatgGTATATATCATGGATGGatgaatttaataaaaatattatatgcaaaacatattatatacatatatacttaatcatatatataattctatTAGACTTATTAAcaacatataaattatatacatcTAACTGGATACGTAATCCATTAGGCTTTCAAACTTATGTACCATTTGttcttataaaattattaatgaatataatcatatatattttttatgtatttatatcatataaaaatataaaccaattatattatgatattaaaaaatattacttTTCGACACTTTTATTATGTCTATGCAAATTAATTTTAAGCttattagatatatatatagctATCTCTTCATTAGATTATTTTAAAAGCCcatattatgtttatatatatatacatatgttaATAATTCAAACATCCATATTACTAATAGTAAGATATCCAACacattatttattgtattttctatatattatatcctTCACATCTTTATATTGGTCTTTTTCAATCCACAAAGCATTTATGGAATTCCTCTTTATAATCGCTTGTGTATCATTTACAATAATATACTCTTATATTCTATGCTCAAGAACTTTAGAAATTAATAGAAGAAActtattttcaaaatatgAGCTaccatatttattatatcttaAGGAAATTGTATACTGTCTCAAGAAAAATCAAggtaaaaaatatgtgtAA
- a CDS encoding hypothetical protein (conserved Plasmodium protein, unknown function), whose protein sequence is MILKNASTRLASSEFKSLPKPPYGTGVVFHGRMQPVKYAIKFSSYIFIIFSGFMGAMSGNFFYKKYILRKNPPNPLRDPNDLPPERHPHAPEDD, encoded by the exons ATGATATTA AAAAATGCTTCAACTCGTCTAGCATCTAGCGAATTTAAATCACTTCCCAAACCG CCTTATGGTACTGGTGTAGTATTCCATGGAAGAATGCAACCAGTCAAATATGCCATCAAATTTTCAAgttacatttttataattttttctgGTTTTATGGGAGCTATGTCTggaaattttttttacaaaaaatatattctcAGAAAAAATCCCCCCAAT CCTTTAAGAGACCCTAATGACTTACCACCAGAAAGACATCCTCATGCTCCTGAGGACGACTAA